One window from the genome of Cryptomeria japonica chromosome 6, Sugi_1.0, whole genome shotgun sequence encodes:
- the LOC131054815 gene encoding uncharacterized protein LOC131054815: MARVGASLVLVFVFVMMLGVVVSRVRGDQCGDEIQGLVSNCAPILLGNAPSAACCGLIRSADMSCVCPKVTPEIAASINVTQVVSIIESCGRNVPHQTRCGSIVTP; this comes from the exons ATGGCGAGGGTGGGAGCATCATTGGTGTTGGTGTTTGTGTTTGTGATGATGTTGGGGGTTGTAGTGAGTAGAGTGAGAGGGGACCAGTGTGGAGATGAGATACAGGGCTTGGTCAGCAACTGCGCTCCGATATTGCTGGGCAACGCTCCCTCTGCGGCGTGCTGTGGGCTGATCAGGAGCGCCGACATGTCGTGCGTGTGTCCCAAGGTCACCCCTGAAATTGCTGCCTCCATCAATGTGACCCAAGTGGTGAGCATCATCGAGAGTTGCGGTAGAAATGTTCCTCATCAAACTCGATGCGGAA GTATTGTGACACCATGA